ACATCCAGCAGCGCTTCGACACCATCCAGCGCGTCTCGCAGGCCATCGTCGAGCGGCAGAAGAGCTTCTTCACCCACGGCGAGATCGCGATGAAGCCGCTGGTGCTGCGCGAGATCGCCGACGAACTGGGCCTGCACGAGTCGACGATCTCGCGCGTCACCACCGCCAAGTACATGGCGACGCCCTTCGGCACCTTCGAGCTGAAGTACTTCTTCGGCTCGTCGCTGAACACCGAGGCCGGCGGCAACGCGTCGAGCACGGCAGTGCGCGCCCTGATCAAGCAGCTCGTGTCCGCCGAAGACCCGGCCAAGCCGCTGTCGGACAGCCAGCTCTCGCAGATGCTGGAAGAGCAGGGCATCCAGGTCGCGCGGCGCACCGTCGCCAAGTACCGCGAAGCGCTGAAGATCGCGCCGGCGAACCTGCGCAAGGCGATGTAGTGGCGCTGCCGCTGTTCCTGCCGTGCGCGGCCGGCGTCGAGGCGTTCCTCGCCGACGAAGCGGCCCGGATTCTGCCGAAGGCCCGAATGCATCCGGTGCGCGGCGGCGTGGCGCTGGAGGGCGGCCCCGACGAGGTCATGGCGCTCAACCTCGAATGCCGGCTGCCGCAGCGGGTGCTCATCGAAGTGGCCGAAGGGACCTATCGAAGCGAGGACGAGCTCTACGCGCTGGGCCGAAGCGTCGACTGGACACAGTGGATCACGCCGCAGCACACCCTGCGGGTGGACACGACGGCCCAGCGCAGCCCGCTGAAGAGCCTGAACTTCGCCGCCTTGCGCATCAAGGACGCCGTGTGCGATGCGATGCGGGAAGCGACGGGCGAACGTCCCAGCGTCGACACCCAGCGTCCCGACCTGCAGCTCGTGCTGCACCTGGGCCCCGAACGCGCATCGCTCTACGTCGACAGCTCCGGCGAGCCGCTGTTCAAGCGCGGCTGGCGCGAGGACAAGGGCGATGCGCCGCTGAAGGAAACGCTTGCCGCCGCGATGCTGGCCGCGGCCGGCTGGCGCGGCACGCCCGACAGCGGCGGCGCGCTGCACGACCCGTGCTGCGGCTCGGGCACGATCGCCATCGAAGCGGCGCAGATCGCCTGCGGCATCGCACCCGGGCTGAAGCGCCGCTTCGCGTTCGAGCGGCTGCTGCCCTTTGCCACACCGGCGATGCGGGCGCAATGGCAGCGGCTGAAGAGCCACGCCCAGTCGCGCATTCGTCCCAGCGCCGTGCCCATCGTCGCGAGCGACGTGTCGTTCCGCATGGTGGACTTCGCGCGGCGCAATGCCGAGCGGGCGGGAGTCGACCGATACATCAGCTTCCACGGCGGCGACGCGCTCGAGAGACCGGCGCCGGAGCTGCCGTCCGGGCTCCACGGCACGCTGATGCTCAATCCGCCCTATGGCGAGCGCATCGAGGTCGGCGGCAAGGCCGCACGTCCGTCGGCGCAGGATCGCGACGTGCCGGACGATTTCTTTGCCCGCCTCGCCACGCACTGGAAGCGCGCCTACACCCTTCACCCGGCCGGCTGGACGGCGTACGTGCTGAGCCCTGACATGAAGCTGCCAAGCGCAATGCGCCTGAAGGAAAGCCGGCGGGTGCCGATGTGGAACGGGCCGATCGAATGCCGGCTGTTCAGGTTCGACCTGGTGTCCGGAACGATGCGATAGGTCCTAGCGGCTTGCCATTCTTCCCATCAGCTTGCCCATGTCGCCGAGTCCGTCCACCGGCACCTCGCCGGCCGGCGTGAGCTTGTCGATCACGTAGGGCAGCATCTGCGACAGCCGATCGGCGGTCACGTCCCGCGACAGGCCCAGCTGCTGCGCCAGGCGCTCGATGGTGTCGGCGCCTAGCACCTCCTGCAGCACGTCCGGCGAGATGGGCAGGTTCTCGCCCCCGGCGATCCAGGAATTCATCGTCTCGGCCTGGCCGCCCTGCGCGAACCGATCGATCAGCGTGGAGATGCCGGGGCCGGTGCCGTCGTCGGCCAGCATGCCCAGCACGGCCCCCAGCATGTCGCCGCGGCCGCCGCTCGTGCGGATGCCCGACAGCACACCGATCACCGAATCGAGCAGACCCATGACGCACTCCGGCAGCGGCCCTGATGCAATCCATTCTGGGCGGGCCGCCGTGGCATGGCAATGCTGCAGCGCAGAAAACCTGCCCTCAGTCGAGGAGTGCCAACGCGGCCATCACCGCCAGCGGTGCGGTGTCGGCGCGCAGCGTGCGCGTCCCCAGTGACACTGGCATGAAACCCGCGCCGACCGCCATCGCCTCCTCGGATTCCGTAAGGCCCCCTTCGGGCCCGCTGAGGAAGAGCGGCGCCTCGCCGATCGCCGCGCAGGCGAGGCGACGCGGATCGCGCAAGCTGAGGATGAAGCGCTCCGTCGGCGCGTCGTCGCTCGCGGCATCGAGCCATTCGCGCAGCCCCAGCACGTCGCCGATGCGTGGCACCCGGGTGCGGCCGCTCTGCTCGCTGGCGGCGACGGCGACCCCGCGCCAATGCGCGACGCGCTTGTGCGCCCGATCGCCGTTCAGGCGCAGCACCGAACGTTCGCACAGCAGCGGCTGGATGTACGCCACGCCGAGCTCGGTGGCCTTTTCGATCAGCGCATCCATGCGCTCGTTGGCCGGCATGCCGACGGCCAGCGTGACGCGGCGCGCCGTCTCGCGCTCGACGGCATCATGCTGGCCGATTTCCACTTCCACGTCGCGGCGCCCGATCCGCACGACGTGCGCCGACCATTCGCCGCCGGCGCCGTTGAACAGCGTGAGCGCCGCGCCGGGCTGAAGGCGCAGCACCTGCACGTGGCGCGAAGGCCCGGCAGGCAGCGTGATCTGCGTACCCGCGGCGAGCGGCTGGTCGAGATGCAGCCGCGGCGTCATCGGGGCGGCGCCGCGTGTCGCGCGTGCCGACGCAGCCACAGCGACAGGCGACGGCGCATCCGCTGCAGCGTGCGCCAGGCGCTCGATCGCTCGAGCGCGTCGCGCACGCGCATCTTCGTCGCGCGCCACCACTGCACCGCGCGCACGAACCACGCGAAGCGCATCAGCTGCGGCTCGGTGATGATGAACAGCCGCCCGACCAGCGCCGTGCCCAGCAGCTTGGCCAGCACGATGATGCCGATGCCGAGTGCCGCATGGCCGAGGTGCACGAGCCACAGCGCCAGCAGCTTGACCGGGAACAGCAGCAGCGCCGGGACGGCGAAGAGCAGCAGCGCGACACCCGGCGATGCGGCGCTGATGCGCGCCTCCAGGCGCATCAGCGGCGGCCACTGCGCGAGCCGCGCCGCCCAGGCGGTCAGCGGCCGCCAGCCCCATTCCTCGATCGCGATGATGACCGCCGCGAGGCCGAGCATCACGCCGCGCAGGGCGCGCCAGGGCCAGGCGCGGTGAGCGCTCGGGCGAGGCTGGGATGAGGGTGGCATTGGCGCCAGTGTAGGCGCGCCGATGCCTATCGCCGGCGCTGCGACAACGGTGCGCGACGCGCCGTGTTCAGCCGCCGTACAGGGCGCGTCGCGCTTGTTCGGCGGCGGGCTCGCCCTTGCGATCCCGGATCTGGTCGATGGTGCGCTTGGCCACGTCTTGCAGCTCCTGGATGGTGCCCGCCTTCTCGACGGCGAGGGTCAGCGTGAAGCCGCGCAGGCCGAGCTCCTTGGAGATGAGCTGCGTGAGCGTCTGGGTGAACTGCGCGTAGTCGAGCTCCACCGGCTCTGCCGGCGCGGCGGGGGGCGCCGGCGCGGCGGCCTTCGGAGTGCTGCGGCCCGAAGGCGCGGCCACCGGCTCGATCAGACCCATGCCCTCGAGCGCCGCGAAGTCGTTGGCCGTG
The Piscinibacter sp. XHJ-5 DNA segment above includes these coding regions:
- a CDS encoding THUMP domain-containing protein; protein product: MALPLFLPCAAGVEAFLADEAARILPKARMHPVRGGVALEGGPDEVMALNLECRLPQRVLIEVAEGTYRSEDELYALGRSVDWTQWITPQHTLRVDTTAQRSPLKSLNFAALRIKDAVCDAMREATGERPSVDTQRPDLQLVLHLGPERASLYVDSSGEPLFKRGWREDKGDAPLKETLAAAMLAAAGWRGTPDSGGALHDPCCGSGTIAIEAAQIACGIAPGLKRRFAFERLLPFATPAMRAQWQRLKSHAQSRIRPSAVPIVASDVSFRMVDFARRNAERAGVDRYISFHGGDALERPAPELPSGLHGTLMLNPPYGERIEVGGKAARPSAQDRDVPDDFFARLATHWKRAYTLHPAGWTAYVLSPDMKLPSAMRLKESRRVPMWNGPIECRLFRFDLVSGTMR
- a CDS encoding YidB family protein — protein: MGLLDSVIGVLSGIRTSGGRGDMLGAVLGMLADDGTGPGISTLIDRFAQGGQAETMNSWIAGGENLPISPDVLQEVLGADTIERLAQQLGLSRDVTADRLSQMLPYVIDKLTPAGEVPVDGLGDMGKLMGRMASR
- a CDS encoding 16S rRNA (uracil(1498)-N(3))-methyltransferase; amino-acid sequence: MTPRLHLDQPLAAGTQITLPAGPSRHVQVLRLQPGAALTLFNGAGGEWSAHVVRIGRRDVEVEIGQHDAVERETARRVTLAVGMPANERMDALIEKATELGVAYIQPLLCERSVLRLNGDRAHKRVAHWRGVAVAASEQSGRTRVPRIGDVLGLREWLDAASDDAPTERFILSLRDPRRLACAAIGEAPLFLSGPEGGLTESEEAMAVGAGFMPVSLGTRTLRADTAPLAVMAALALLD